Proteins from a genomic interval of Macrobrachium nipponense isolate FS-2020 chromosome 28, ASM1510439v2, whole genome shotgun sequence:
- the LOC135201909 gene encoding uncharacterized protein LOC135201909, whose protein sequence is MSSGTPLLIKGSCYCKGIQYEVQSGTGQWIRCHCSMCRKLIGADFCTFFAVPNSKLQMKAKETMKTYRSSKEAVRSFCSTCGCSVIMKNDTESNTIWINASTLDQEIPVTKPTQIFTDNKAFWLDTLNDAPHSGDISNWEPDCAKDL, encoded by the coding sequence ATGAGTTCAGGAACGCCATTACTCATCAAGGGCTCTTGCTACTGCAAGGGTATTCAATATGAGGTCCAGTCTGGAACTGGGCAGTGGATCCGCTGCCACTGTTCCATGTGCAGGAAGCTCATTGGTGCCGACTTCTGCACTTTTTTTGCTGTCCCAAACTCGAAGCTGCAGATGAAAGCAAAGGAAACAATGAAGACTTACAGGAGTTCAAAAGAGGCTGTAAGGTCCTTCTGCAGCACCTGTGGGTGTTCTGTGATCATGAAGAATGACACTGAATCCAACACCATTTGGATCAATGCTTCAACGCTGGACCAGGAGATTCCAGTTACAAAGCCAACGCAAATATTCACAGATAACAAAGCCTTCTGGTTAGATACATTGAATGATGCTCCTCATTCAGGAGATATATCCAACTGGGAGCCTGATTGTGCCAAAGATTTGTAA